The Capsicum annuum cultivar UCD-10X-F1 chromosome 3, UCD10Xv1.1, whole genome shotgun sequence genomic sequence tatatatataatattcaaacttttttatacataaaatattaattataatctactttttaaatactttttcaactagttttagtaattttcaataatttaaaagtagatgtagatatatacttagatttgaattttaagttgtaatatttgtccattaattgctaattaaatgatccaaaactcagtataaacttaaaacctaaagtTTTTGCTCtttatctcactttttagtttcaagagagttttccgctcctcattttttcataattatggttttgcattagcacatgagtgaaaacacatttgatctagtcttcgatcacaatataattgtaaaaactaaatattattaaaaaaattcgaAAAAAACCaactaaaacctaaaccaaaaaaatcaattttatgttggtttgatttggtttatagttttaataaaccgacatgattgctttgattttttttcttaataaaaaacgAACCAATCCGACCTATGTACACGCTAACCACTAGGATCAAGGAAGGACAATAAATGTAATAGGCTTAGGAGGAGGGTTTGGGAAGGGACTTAAGAAAAAGAGTTATCTTTTCAGCTGAATCATCATGATCCTTGAGAATCTTGTCAGTAAGATCAACTTTGTTTTAAGGCTTGATCCCTCAGTGTGTGTCTTCTATAAAGTATCCTTcagcttagtaatctcagtatcctTCTGAGCATGTAAGGCAATCAGTTCTATCATTTTTGTCGTACATCTCTCTTGTGCAGCGATAAGATCAAACACAATTTAATTAGTTCTTACACCACCTTTCTTCTCAATAATCTCACACTCACGGGATGTGCTGGTAGAGAACTTATGTTTGCTTAAAGAGATGGTTCCGGGACCTAGTAAGACCCTGAAGATCTTAAAAACTTTGTTCAGAAGGAATTCATATGGAATCCCGTGCTTCTCATACTTCTTATTCACGACCTTAAACATACGTTTCAACATGATGGCAGAAAGATTTAGCTGCTGAAATGAGGACACTAATTCCATGACAAATAAGTTCAGTCACTTTCTTCTtcttagcatgcatatttgagATTACGCTTCTGATTTTTTCGACACTTACACTCACATCAGCGTCTCATCAATATTTACCATAGTTAGTGGCACAACATCGTCCTCCATAACCTTCCATCTGCTTGTTTTTCTCTTGTGAATTGTCCTTACTTTATTTTGCCCTTAAGGTATCATCCATGAACATTTTTTCACTGGCTCTTGTATTACGACCAATAATAAGAACTGGTCCCTTGGATATTTTCAATGATCTTTGCCTGAAACTCAGAAGTTGATCATCATTTTAAGTCTCCGGGTCATCTTTAAAGGTCTGAGCCATATGAGTTACAAGGGTGAAGGGTCCCATCAATTTTAGAGGGCTGTCAAATGGTTCCAATATGAATCTAGATGAGGTCTCTTTTTCCCTTGGCAACCCCTCTATCACAAGGTTTCCATGGTTTTATCCAATATTAAAGCATCCTCTAGTCGAACATTTTCATACAAATTCATATTTGGACTGACCGAGGTATCAGCTCCCTGTGACTTGTCCCCTATCACAGAAGGATTAAGTTCTTCATcagagaatttttttcttttttgctcaacttcaagaattttttcaaaCAGAGACTTGCTAGAAACTTTCTTAGTAGCCTATAGATCTAGAGCCTTAACAGTTTTGCCAAAGATATTTGGTGAATCATTTTGAGGTCCTTATGGATTAGGAGGGTTTGGTGAGTCAAGAGAAGAAATAGGTACAAAAGCCATAAGAGAGTTTAAAAGTTCTTCTGTAAGAGAGGTTGTTTCAATTCAAATAGTAGAGGTAAGAGTGATAATTATTGAAGATGGTAATAAAAGGGTTGAGAAAGAATCTGATTGAGACATTTAAAAAGAATGAGATTGATTCGGTAATTAAAAATGTGTGTTATTTTTTAAGAGAGATTGAAGGAGAGAGAACAATTGTTTGAATAAGTGTCTGAAAGAAAGGTGAGAGTTTTTAAAGAATATAAATAGCTATAATTAAAGGAAGAGGTGAGATAAAGTGACGTGTCGAAAGGAGGAGAGGCAACGCTTATAGTTATAACATTACTAATAGGCTGGAATATAGTAGGCTGACATGGCAGGCTGTCAATTTTATTTTGCAAAATATCTAGAGTAATAAAAGTATGACTAACCTTGTAGAGGAACCAGGTCTATCATTTGATATAGCTGCTTATACTTATTGTTTCCCTAATCCTCCTGTTATCCACTGGTTGAAACTGAGTTATACTTATCAAGAGTACTCCTATCTGGATACCTGCAATCAATTTTCTAGTCAAAAGAGATTCAAAATAACTAAAGAGTTCAGTTAGGTTTTATCAACATAAGCTTCAGTCGGTTCCCTTAGAACTGGTCCCTTTCAAgtttttttgtgaaaatatcaGCTATTTGACCTTTAGTCTTGCAGAATTTCATTGTAAcgatccgagactacccctaaTTATAGCACGATACTTGAATTCACAAGTGATCTCAAGTTAATCCATGAATTGGCATATTGttaagcaactgatttataatatattaattagCTGGTTCTGCTgtgcagaaatataatcatgaaaaaatttgggaaaaatataatactgatacaacttacaatctgataaaattgaagagagaactgaaattacatgactgaatctGGCTGACATCTATGAAGTCTCAACTAAACTGaatatagatagttgggacatgtctccaactagcGCTAATCAATAtatcatatgaataataaaaataaagtatgtgAATAACATCtaactggagtccccaaaataggagaactatCACCTGCTGGCCGaaaactgcaactgtctgatcatgatgtgtgggctacagcTGGTACCCaccttatgaaataatgtagccatacagacgtatatgtggatcagtacttctgaaatgtactgagtaagcggatatgaatgcaataagtaaaattgattttatatgaaatCTTAAAGCAAGCATGCTAAGTATaacactactagaaaactgtTTATTACCTAGGGATTTTACCTAGGGAATAATATTGCAGGAAATACATGtggatttacctacgaaattattagattcatcaatattaaaatatattacctgcgaactatatatttgcaacaaattccGCAGGTAATTTGGCGTCATATTGCGCAAATTTCATACTTGTGACATTACCTGGGGAACTATATCAGCggatattttatctctaggtaaatccgcaggtatataaacaaatatatatatttttaaaatccgtaaaaaaatccctaggtaatttatcctacggatttacttagagatattttggtggaaatttatgaaatgaattttattacctgagaaattatttggggattttgtgctgcgaattttgctggggatttattcttggggatttacctgcgaaactattacttgcgacattatcTAGGAAAATATATCGGcagatattttatctctaggtaaatccgcaggtatatgaataaatatatatatattttaaatccatagaaaaatctccaggtaatttatcctacggatttacttagagatattttggtggaaatttatgtaatggattttattaccatgaaaattatttgaaaattttgtgctgcgaattttactggggatttattcttggggatttacctgcgaaattattacttgcgacattattTGGGGAAATATATCtgtgggtattttatctctaggtgaatccgcaggtatatgaacaattatatatatatatattgaatccatagaaaaattcctaggtaatttatcctacgaatttacgtagagatattttggtagaaatttatgtaatgaatagtattacctaggaaattattttgggattttgtgCTACGAATTTTGCTGGAGATTTATTCTTGGAGATTTatctgcgaaattattacttacGACATTACCTGAGGAAATATATCGACGGATATTTTATCTCTAGCTAAATCCGTAGgtatatgaacaaatatatatattttttaaatccatagaaaaattcctaggtaatttatcctacggatttacttagagatattttggtgaaaatttatgtaatggattttattacctgaaaaattatttggggattttgtgctgcgaattttgctggggatttacctgcgaaattattacttgcgatatttcctggggaaatatatcggtgggtattttatctctaggtaaatccgcagctgtatatatatatatatatatattaaattcatagaaaaattttGAGGTAAAATAatcttgattttatatattttcttttatagagTAAGCAGGGGCACGGAGTCAGATAGGATCATAGGGGTTAATCTGAATTCTCTTTAGTGAAAAATTACATGATTGCTATTTTACATTTGATCCTAATGTACCCATAGAATGCTATGTATTCTCCACTTTTGAATCTCGCAAAGAGAAAATGTTTTTTTCTCTGACTTAAGTAAATGAtggatttataaataatttaattaaaaattttcattttatcttATTGTCAAGCTTTTACAGTCGCATAAATATCACGACTTGtcatattttaaagtattatttttttcttaactttatGCTTAATAAacttaaatcatataaattgaacAATGAAAGTATGTTATTTTGCTTCAAATTACTACACTAATTAAACtaaatatacattatttttagGGGTAAAGATCAAGTGAATAAAACGATTTATTTTGTAAGCCTCTTTATTTCATTTACAAATTAATTATACTATCAATTATTTCACTTTGTGGCACAAAACTATTAATCGATGAATCttctaatttatgtgatatttttttgcttttaatgATCAAACTATacgaattttgaaaaatatttaaaatagatGTACATTTTTATAATCATTGACATGACAAGAATGACAATTATttcaaacatgtaagtagaagtgtccaacttacaaaactaaCATACTAGAGgggttatttcaaaataattgaattattgaaatatcatACACcccttaaaaaaaatttaagacatAAATTGTAGGTTACTTTCCACTATTACCCTTTTAATTGTTCTTAAGTTACTCTCCTAGAAAATGTGAAGTACTTACGAACTTCATTAAATGAAAGtgtaaaaatttgaagaaattttcAACATGTCTTTTGAAGAatgaacaatttatttattttaaatattaaaaaatagttcaacaattcatttattttgaaatggagatAGTAGAGTTGAATATAAACgttataaaaatttaatatcaaaaaattgaaatcaaagaaTCAGGTTAATTCAATTCATTTCTTCAACTGTTTGATTTTCCGATTTCTATGTCCACATCTAATCTCAGGCGGCACATATATACTCAAACGAGGATAGAAAGTTGAGAACGATGAATGGGTTGGTGCATTATGTGGATATACATTTCCTACTTGGATGCACTTTTCAGTTGAAGTGAAAACATGGGCCAATGCCCCTTCTTAGTAATAATTGTGCAAGAGGGCATGCAGCACATGCGCCCACCTCAGCAAGTTGAGCTGTGGAAAGtttgaagaggaaaaagaaagagaCAGATCTTAACCCATTTTTCACttaaatcaaaaatatttagtCACTGTCTAATATccatatatgtttattattagtataaatagcataaatatcaacccttttgaaagtaattatactcactcctatttttttaattactttactttctctccctattaatatacacaatatagccaacatatacatagcattctgtgtatatgttgggatttttataaTATAGTATTTAGAGAGTtaggattttttataatattgaaaacataaattgtgtatttatataatttttacttattatatattagttatacataTTATATGTTTATCGATTACTCCTTTGGATGGGCCGATTATTTaagttaatttttcaaaaagatataCTCACACGCTCAGCTTGAATAAAACTATATATCACAAAgagataataattttataaatagtgTATGCTATAATGATGATCATTGTTGTTAAAAAAGAAATTGcgatgaaataatattattattcagaaTGACTGTTCTAAAGATATTataagatattataaattatctcAAACTTGATTTTGCAGAAGCTTAAAGTAGAGTCTtttcaaaaagaatttaaatattatgaattagcAGTGTAAAAAAGTATTTATACAACTACATGCATCTTAAGTCTAAGGTGTTGCGCAATTCGGGATTAATTTAATTTGAGATTATGAAAGCTAACTTgtcaaattattttatattttcaaattgcTTTAAAATAGTAATTATGTACGATAAATATggataataatttgaaaaaataatgtaaGCGACCTACTGGATCTTATTATACCGCATTGAATTCATTTATTAGTTGATAGTTGAATCCCATTACAAGacattttttaaaaacatttttttttttaacatatgaTACCAGGAGAATGAATATAACGTCTCCGTACAAACCTATCTGCGCCCCAAATTACAAACCTATCTGCACGTTTGCACTTTTGCACTTTTAGCTCTCCTTTTTCTTGTTTGATATCGCTCGCTTCCTTACTCCTTGTTGTGCAGTTTAAGTGACAATTTTATCTTCtagtttaaaattataatttttttaaaaatacagtTTTTAAAACTACTTCCCtagtcaaattaaaatatttaaattgaaaCGAATTAGGGAGTAATTATATCgcataaaaattaaaacataagacGGAGAGGAATAGATATTGAAAGAAGTACTCTTGATCGACGCATGGTGTATCATCAGTAAATTGGAGTAACTTTTGTTAACAAATGCATATGGAACATTTtcattcaagaaattcatcacaAAAGGTATTATATCTATTACAGCAATCAACTAAGCATGAATTAAGTACACTTTTTCTAAAAGAAGATTAACACACCAAACAGTATACAACTAATTGTCCTTTTGAGTACTTTAGCCGTGAAGGGCAGCCAGACGGTTGATCAAAGCCAAAGCATTGCTCGTCAAATGTGCAACTTCAAGAATCTTTCCCCTAACAAATGTCTTGACTTTCCCGTTCATCACTTTTCCATCAAACCCCTCAGTGCATGTATCCTCGTCCGTCAAGGCAGCACTTACCCATGTTTGAATATCATTCATTTTCAAATCAAAATCTTTGCCCCTTAGTTGCTTCATTTCCCCCAAAGACTTCCTCAGTCCAACGACTGTGTCACTTAGTTCCTCCGCACAGTCATGCATGGCGCCGATCTCTCTCGGCGTCATGCCTTGACCGTGTGCCAACTTCAACATCATAGAGGATGTTGATTGAGCTGTTTCGAGGCTAACGGTGAGGGATTCATGTGCTAGAAGTTGTGGGGAAGCTCCAATAGCACTTGCACGGCTTGATAATGAGCTGAAACATAAGTTAGGATAAGTTGTTGACTTACAAGATGTTCTTATAAACTCCGTATTTGTTTCCCCCACAGCTGGCCTTGCCGCTGAAACTGATTTCAAATAATTAGAAGTAGTCAAGGCAACTAAAATAAGACAAACTGTGAGAAAATTGCCACCTTCCATCTTCTTAATTTCGCTGagcctttcttttaaaaaaaatgaattctttCTGAATATGTTAATTAGTCGGGTGATGTTGAATTTGGGGATGTAGGATTCTGAATTTATAGGAAAACGTCTCAAGGTGATATATATGAGGGCTACGGGGTGGATTTGTAATACagttcaaattaaataattaggTAATATCTTATTCCGTGTCGTGTTTTCGCCTTAGTTCGTGTATGTGCCTCTGGCGTGCTGAGAAGGACCTATCCACTTGTTTCCACTTTGAACCAGTGGGGTCGCATGTAGGGTGGGCATAATTTGAGCAAATCCGAATCCAAACggaaattcatttaaaaaaaaaaaaaaactatttaaactTTTAGATTCAGCTTAAAGTTAGTTTTTAAAAGACAAAAACGTGAGATGAGGCGTTGTTTTATGTAGCACGAGCGAGATGTAAGCGCTATAAATTTTCATAAAGTTGGGACTCAGCCTGGCCTAGTACTTAAAGATCGTTTggttataaaaattatttttattttataaaaaaaaattattttattttaataaaaattaggGTGTTTGGTCATGCGAATCTCAAATgcaatttcaaattatttttgtaaatatcCTATTCCAAATtatttcaactttatttattattataaatgatctcttttttatttttacaaaaatatcctatTAATTTCAACCAACAACTGGAGTTAAATATCTAACTACCACATTACTCATTTCTTTCTACTTTCATCGATAAAGAACGTCAAAATTGAAGgcaacttcaatttttttcttcttcctcaaaaTCTCCTCATGAGACAACGGAATCTTAATTCATCCATTCTTGCGACTTTTTATGCAACCAACAAAGTCTAAGAAAAAAGTATTTCCAAAAGTCTTTGATAATCTTTGTAGGTAAATTGGttaagttgggtgattttgatagattttaaaaattattatatttaaaaaaagtcttttcaaaagtctaagaaaaaatttaaaaagatatggCCAAATAtactccaactccaactttaactttaattttaaaaaatattaattttcatggccaaacgcctaGTAAAATTCTTGTCATTTGAATCCAATATCCTTCGACGTCATTTGAAGAGTTGTGGCATTTGTTGCTTCAAAAAAACAtgcatattattatttaaatcaaAGAGTTAATAAAGATTGATCAGTAATGATTGACTTGAATCTGAATTATTAATGGTATGATCTATTTGGACATAGTTCTACTCCATTATATTTGGATTAACTAATGTAattaatgatgattttttttttttt encodes the following:
- the LOC107866214 gene encoding 21 kDa protein-like precursor (The RefSeq protein has 2 substitutions compared to this genomic sequence), which gives rise to MEGGNFLTVCLILVALTTSNYLKSVSAARPAVGETNTEFIRTSCKSTTYPNLCFSSLSSRASAIGASPQLLAHESLTVSLETAQSTSSMMLKLAHGQGMTPREIGAMHDCVEELSDTVVGLRKSLGEMKQLRGKDFDLKMNDIQTWVSAALTDEDTCTEGFDGKVMNGKVKTVVRGKILEVAHLTSNALALINRLAALHG